In Ischnura elegans chromosome 6, ioIscEleg1.1, whole genome shotgun sequence, one genomic interval encodes:
- the LOC124161131 gene encoding uncharacterized protein LOC124161131, producing the protein MFWKLEEVPHFSLTPQDRQCEEHFQSTHSRDETGRYITRLPFKDLHPPLGDSALCAKRRFFGLERRLSAQPLLREKYIKFMSEYLTLGHMTPCDNFPRVKHYFLPHHGVFKNQDPNSSLRVVFDASSKTSTNVSLNDILLSGPKLQNDLCEVILRFRCHSVVFACDIRQMYRQIKIHPDDQHFQLIYWRETPTDLLKVFKLTTVTYGVTSAPFLAIRTLHQLAEDEGAQFPQAARVLKSQTFVDDIIAGADNVQEALTLQHDLTKLLSLGGFQLRKWCSNSDILISHISEDDREIPLSFQYSEQPIFNILGLQWNSTSDEFSYAVKISNVPHTKRSVLSAIARIYDPCGWLAPVVFLAKSFIQYLWTLGLQWDDQLSSNVAFRWEEILKNLARVKEITLPRSLFIERTSSVQLLGFCDASELGYAAVIYLRCASADNNTKIALLMAKSRVAPLKRISLPRLELCGAHLLAKLIHYSSNLVSNYCKMEFVTAWCDSTIALSWIRTPPYRLKVFVANRVAQIQEWVPPERWFHVSSQHNPADCASRGLPTPLFAKNSLWWSGPRWLSLPPEDWPCSPFAPLDEDLPEVKQPIFNVCSSIRPFQKTGMDYAGPFTIRSHALRRTVPLKVYLCLFICMCIKAVHLEVVTDLSSNAFIAALTRFVSRRGLCSDLYSDCGTNFVGASTQLKRTIKNFYSSPETQEAISYFATENCINFHFIPPAAPHQGGLWERAIKSAKTLLIRSIGQTLLTLQEFITLVTKVEAMLNSRPLTPLSTDPADVSALTPGHFLIGTSMTAIPENDFAALPTNRLSRWQTVQAFSQRIWRRWHQEYLHTLQQRSKWTRRRQNLKVGDLVAVHSPKTPPLQWCLARITKAIPGDDGIVRVVQLRTPKGTLTRPATRVFPLPIDD; encoded by the coding sequence TTTTGGAAACTTGAGGAAGTACCTCATTTTTCGCTTACTCCTCAAGACCGACAATGTGAAGAGCATTTCCAATCAACGCATTCCAGAGATGAAACTGGTCGTTACATCACTCGGCTGCCGTTCAAGGACCTTCACCCTCCTCTTGGAGACTCAGCGCTGTGTGCCAAAAGAAGATTTTTTGGTCTGGAAAGAAGACTGTCAGCGCAACCTCTCCTGAGAGAGAAGTATATTAAGTTTATGTCGGAGTACCTCACCCTAGGTCACATGACACCTTGTGATAATTTCCCTAgagttaagcattattttttgccgcaccatggagtttttaaaaatcaagatcCAAATTCAAGCCTGCGGGTTGTATTTGATGCTAGTTCAAAGACCTCAACGAATGTCTCActtaatgacattttattgtcaGGACCCAAATTACAAAATGATCTTTGTGAAGTTATTCTGCGATTTCGGTGCCATTCAGTTGTATTTGCATGTGACATTCGTCAGATGTATcgtcaaattaaaattcatcctGATGACCAGCACTTCCAGTTGATATATTGGCGTGAAACCCCTACGGATCTtctcaaagttttcaaattgacaacAGTCACTTATGGAGTGACGAGCGCACCGTTTCTAGCCATCCGCACTCTTCATCAACTGGCTGAAGATGAAGGTGCTCAGTTTCCGCAAGCTGCTCGTGTCCTAAAGTCTCAAACGTTTGTTGACGATATCATTGCTGGTGCAGATAATGTGCAAGAAGCCCTCACACTTCAACATGATTTAACAAAACTCCTCTCATTAGGTGGCTTCCAGTTGAGAAAATGGTGCAGTAATTCGGATATTTTGATATCCCACATCTCAGAAGATGATAGAGAAATTCCTCTCTCTTTCCAATATTCGGAGCaacctatttttaatatattggGTCTGCAATGGAATTCCACATCCGATGAGTTTTCTTATGCTGTGAAAATATCCAATGTACCTCATACTAAACGCTCAGTACTCTCCGCTATCGCAAGAATATATGACCCCTGCGGTTGGTTGGCTCCCGTGGTATTTTTAGCTAAGTCATTCATACAATACTTATGGACCCTTGGTCTTCAATGGGATGATCAATTGTCTTCTAATGTTGCCTTCCggtgggaagaaattttgaagaatcttGCTAGAGTAAAGGAAATTACGCTACCTCGATCTTTATTTATCGAAAGAACAAGCAGTGTTCAACTGCTTGGTTTTTGCGACGCATCTGAGTTGGGATATGCCGCAGTCATTTATTTAAGATGTGCTTCTGCTGACAACAACACCAAGATAGCATTGCTCATGGCTAAATCCCGTGTCGCACCTCTCAAACGTATCTCTTTACCCCGATTGGAACTTTGTGGGGCGCATTTACTGGCTAAACTCATTCATTATAGTTCAAACTTGGTGTCCAATTACTGTAAAATGGAATTTGTCACTGCCTGGTGTGATTCAACCATTGCTCTCTCATGGATCCGCACCCCTCCCTATCGCCTTAAGGTGTTTGTAGCAAATCGAGTAGCCCAGATTCAAGAATGGGTACCTCCTGAACGTTGGTTTCATGTATCGTCGCAACACAACCCCGCTGATTGTGCCTCTCGTGGATTACCCACTCCTCTCTTCGCGAAGAATTCCTTGTGGTGGTCTGGCCCTCGCTGGCTCTCTCTCCCGCCAGAAGACTGGCCGTGTTCTCCATTCGCTCCTTTGGACGAGGATCTACCAGAAGTGAAACAACCAATATTCAACGTTTGCTCCTCAATAAGACCATTTCAGAAGACCGGAATGGATTATGCTGGACCCTTCACTATTAGGAGCCATGCTCTAAGAAGAACTGTTCCATTAAAGGTCTATTTGTGTCTTTTTATTTGCATGTGTATCAAGGCTGTTCATCTAGAAGTAGTCACTGATCTCTCATCGAACGCCTTCATTGCAGCACTAACCCGATTTGTATCAAGGAGAGGACTTTGTAGTGATCTATACTCCGATTGCGGAACAAACTTCGTTGGTGCATCCACGCAGTTGAAAAGGACAATAAAGAACTTCTATTCATCACCGGAAACTCAAGAGGCCATTTCTTATTTCGCTACTGAAAACTGcatcaacttccattttattcCCCCTGCCGCGCCCCACCAAGGAGGGCTATGGGAAAGAGCCATTAAAAGCGCCAAAACACTCTTAATTCGTTCCATTGGCCAAACTCTTCTCACTTTGCAGGAATTTATTACGCTTGTCACCAAGGTAGAAGCCATGCTGAATTCTCGTCCTCTTACACCTCTTTCCACGGATCCTGCTGATGTATCGGCGCTGACCCCGGGACACTTTCTCATCGGAACCTCAATGACAGCCATTCCAGAGAACGATTTCGCCGCTCTACCCACCAATAGGCTCAGCAGATGGCAGACTGTTCAAGCCTTCTCACAGCGCATCTGGCGCCGATGGCATCAAGAGTACCTCCACACTCTTCAGCAGAGGTCAAAATGGACTCGGCGCAGGCAAAATCTTAAGGTGGGAGATTTAGTTGCGGTGCACTCCCCGAAAACTCCTCCTCTTCAGTGGTGTTTGGCACGCATAACTAAAGCCATACCAGGTGATGATGGAATAGTTAGAGTGGTGCAGCTGCGTACCCCCAAGGGCACTCTTACCCGTCCTGCCACCCGAGTATTTCCCCTCCCAATTGACGATTGA